The sequence CATTCTCGATGAGCGCTCTTTGGTTCTAACGATTTCCGATAATGGTTGCGGTATTCCTGTTGAAGAAAGAGACAAGGTGACAAGGCGCCTCTATCGGCTTGAGAAAAGCCGTACCACACCCGGGTCGGGGTTGGGATTGTCCATGGTTAAGGCGATTGCCGACCTGCATGCGGCCGATCTGCAACTGGGCGACAATAACCCTGGTCTCCGAACATCTATCCGTTTCCCGCTATAGGCCAAAGCCCGGTCCGCCGAAGGTAAAATCTCCATGACGAAATATCTTGAGCCCTTGCTTGGCATGATCGGCTCCCATCCCAACTTTGCGATGTTGGCGGTGTTTATTGTTGCCATGACCGAGGCCATCTTTCTGGTGGGCTTGTTTGTGCCCTCTACGGTCATTCTGGTTACTGCGGGGTCTCTGATTGGCGCAGGCAGCCTTCCTCTGATGCCCATTTTTGCCTTCACGATGATGGTGGCGATTGTCGGTGATGGCGTCTCAGATTGGATTGGCCATCATTTCAAAGGGCGGATCCGGTCTATGTGGCCGTTTCGCAATTTCTCAAGCTTGTTTCAAAGAGGAGAGCATTTCTTCGGGAGACACGGGGGCAAGAGCATTTTCATTGGCAGGTTCCTTCCAGGCATAAAGACGGTTATGCCGACTGTCGCAGCAGTTGCTGGGATGCATCCTTGGCGCTTCACGTGGATAAATATCGTCTCGTCTGTCATTTGGACGGCAGCACATCTCGTCCCCGGAATTTTGCTAGGGCGCGCCATCGATACAGGCATGCAAGCTCATCCCCATTTGCTGGAAATGCTGCTTGTGGTGGGCGCGGTGATAATGGCTAGTTGGTACGCAACGCGCTTGTTGGTGATCAGGTTTTTGCCTCTGGTAGTTGCTGCATATGATCAGTTCAAGGATCGAATTGGAAAATCCAGCCTGCCGCCAGCCCGGTTCATTGCCCGAATTCTGGTCAATGAACGAGGTGAACTGGTGCAGATGATGCTGGGCATTCCATTGCTAATCTATCTGTTCGGGTTCCTTGAGCTGCTCGTCGATCTGCTTTGGGATCCGGAGCTGGTCCGCTCGGATCTGGCAATCAGCAATTACATTCAGACCATCAGATCGGAGGTGGGGGATCGCATCATGGTCGCTATTACCATGCTTGGCGACGCAGCGGTTCTGACTCCGCTGGCCATTCTTCTGGTAGTTGGGGCTTTGGTGGCTGGCCGAAAGCGGCTGGCGGCAAGTCTGGCCATGATACTCGCAGGTGCAGCCGTCTTTGTTCCCTTGACGAAACTGCTCATTCACCGAGCCAGACCGATAGATCTTTATCAGGGTGCAGAACAATTCAGCTTTCCAAGCGGCCACGCGATGTTGTCGACGACAATCATCGGCATCTGCTTTCTGCTCATTGCGCACCTTTTCCAGGCGCGGATTAGACTCGGTCTTTATATAGTCGCTTCCGCGCTGATTAGCATGATCAGTTTTTCTCGCCTGTATCTGCAGGCACATTGGCCAAGTGACGTGATCGCGGGCACCTTTTTTGGGAGCGCACTGGTGTTGTTTGTCGCCATCATCCTGCACGGCAAGCGGATCGACAGGGTTTCTAATTATACAGGTACCGCATTCCTCTTTATCCTGCTTTTCGTCTTTCCCTACCATTTGGTGACAGGTTATGAGGCTGCCCTTCAAAAATACCAACCTGTGACCAAGACAGAAACAATCAGTACCGATAACTGGCTTCAGGCCCCATGGAGCAATGTGACGAGGGCACAGATTGGATTGGACGGGGAGCTCAAAAATCCAGTGCTGTTTCAAAGCAATATTGAACGCGCGTCTATTGAGGCAGTATTGCTTAAGGCCGGATGGCAAAGGGTGGAGCCCGCACCCTTCAACCAATGGCTCAATGAAATGCTACCTTGCCAAAACACTGTGTCGTCATCTCTTTCTCCACTTCTCTCGACCCACAACGGAAATTTTCCGATCGCTACCCTCATAAAGCCTTCCTCACAGCCAATCAAAGGAGGGCTCTGGGTGCTCCGCTTGTGGCAGAGCCCCTTGTCTGTGGGCACGGTTGGGAAAGCCCGGCGGGTTTTGGTGTCTACTCTGGAGCGTCAGACCCGTTCTCCCTTGCTTTTGGGTTTTTCTGTCGGAAAGCGCGCAATGCTTCAACCGGGAGAAGAGGCAGATCTGGGCCGCGACCTTGTTACGACGCTGGCGCGCGCTATTCCCAACGCAAAGGTAGCCGCGCAAGACGGACAATATGTCATTTCGATCCCGTGAACCTGGTAAAAAAAGCGAAGAGGGTCAAACCTTACAAATTTGTGATTATTTTGTGACGCGGTGCTCAAGCGGCGAACCTAATACTCTTGCTCAACGCAATAATTTCGAGTTTTAGGAGACAAACATGTCACAAATCGGTGAAACAAATCTTGGAGACTACCCGGCAAAACCGGCAGATCAACCGGACGGTGAGCCTGTTCCCATATCCGAAGGATCAGAAACGTCAAAACTGGATGAGCCTGTAAAAAGATGCAGAACAATCTTTATCTCCGATCTTCATTTGGGAACGCGGGCATTCCTGTTCCGAACTGCTGCTGGATTTTCTCAACACGCACGAGGCTGACACGATCTATCTGGTCGGCGATATCGTGGATACCTGGTATTCGATGGGCAGACGCTGGAAGGTCAATGACCATGCCGTCATTCAAAAGCTGCTGGAAAAATCCCGCCATGGTTGCCAACTCATCATGATTCCTGGAAATCACGATGCTTTGTTCCGTCTGTTCGATGGGGCTGACATCGGTCAGATTGAGATCAGGCAGGAAGACGAATATCAGACGGCAGATGGCAGTCGTTACCTGATAACCCATGGCGACCAGTGCGACACTTTCTGTGATCGCATACCGTTCCTCGCTGCGCTTGGTGCCCTGAGCGAAAGTGTCGCTCTGGCTCTCGACGACCTTCAGAAGGAGCTGTTGGCCCGTTTCGGTCGCACAAAATGGGGCGGGATCGACTGGACCATCCAGAAGGTCAAGAACATGACCCGAAAACATGATCAGTTCGAGCAGCGACTGGTTGCTCTGGCTGCCGATCGCGAGCTTGACGGCATCATTTGCGGCCACTTCCATTTGCCCTGCCCTGCGACCAATCGAGGGAAAGACCTATGCCAATTGCGGTGACTGGGTGGGAAGCAACACGGCCATTCTCGAACAGATGGATGGCAGTCTGAAACTCTGGACCGCGGCCCCGCATTTATCGGCATAGTGCACCAACCTCTCAACCAGAACCATGTCCCACATTCAGGGCATGATATTCAGGATGGATGAAATGACATCACCTTTCATGATCCTCATCGGCTTGCTTGCCGGCCTCTCACTCCTGTTCCAGCTGTCGACTTCATGGCTGGTCGCAAGGCGTTTCAAAACCCGCAGGCGACCAGACCCGAACACATCAAGACCCGGACTTGCCATCTTGCGTCCGGTCTGCGGGCTGGAACCAGAGCTATGGGAAACATTGTCTTCGAGCTTTTGCGGGCTGACGGCTGAGGATGAGGTCATCTTCTGTCTGGCGGACGAGACCGACCCGGCCATACCCATGGTTTGCGCGATCATGGATGCCCATGGCGCCATCCCGTCCCGACTGCTGATCGGAGACAGCGCCATTTCGGCGAACCCGAAACTGAACAATCTGCAAAAAGGCTGGCTGAAGGCACGTCATGACTGGATCGCGATGATCGACAGCAACGTCATGCTGTCGGACAATTATGCGCAAATTCTGTTTGATAGCTGGGACGAACAAACGGGGCTTGTCAGTTCGCCACCGCTGGGCGTCGAGGCAATCGGTTGGTGGGCGCGCATCGAGGGTGCCATTCTCAATTCCTATCAGGGGCGCTGTCAGCTTGCGTCTGACGAACTGGGGGCAGGGTTTGCTCAAGGCAAGCTTCTCTTCTGGCACAGGGATATTCTGGAATCCGCTGGTGGGATGACGGCTCTCGCACAAACAATCTGGCTGAAGATATCGCATCGACGAAGATCGTGCGTCAGGCCGGCATGAAGGTTACTCTCGTACATTTTCCCTTCGCCCAGCCATTGGGACAAAGGACATTCGGCGAAGTCTGGAAGCGGCAGGTTCGCTGGGCGCGCGTCAGGCGGGAAGGCTTCCCCCTGCTGTTCACGATGGAGCCGCTTTCCGGTCCGCTGCTGCCGGGCCTGTTTCTGGCCTTTATGCTGGTGCAGATGTCCATGCCCATTGTTTCGCCTCTGTTGATGCTGTTGTTCCTGATCGTCTGGTATGGGGCGGAAGCGTGGATGGTGCGCAAGGCTGGCTGGCCCTTTGCTTCGGGGGACATCTGGGTATGGGTGATGCGGGACATGCTTCTACCAGCCATATGGCTGTTATCTTTCTCCTCAAAGGGGTTCGACTGGCGCGGCAATGTCATCGATCCGAAGATGAGCACGGTAACCGCCCGAAAGTAGATCTCATGTTTGCATCATCAGAGGCCATCTTGTTGCATCTGCAAGGCAACGGCCTGCTTTTTCTCTTTCCCCTCGCGATCCTTGAAGGGCCGATCGTTTCGGTCCTTACCGGCTGGCTGGTGCATCTGGGCTTCATGGCGTTCGGCCTCAGCTTTTTGGTGCTTGTCGTGGCGGATCTGGTCGGCGACGTCGTGATCTACTATCTGGGTCAGCATTTCTATGGGCTGTTATCGGAAAGATGGAAGCGACGGCTTGGCCTGACTGAAGAGCGTATATCGAAAGCAGAAGAGCATTTCAGAAAACACGGCCGCATGACCCTTGTCATTGCCAAGATCACCCATTCCTTCGGCTTTGCCGCGCTGGCAATTGCAGGCATGACCAGAATGCCCATGTCCGTCTTTCTGCTCTACAACACCATTGCGACCATACCCAAGACACTGCTATTCTTGGCTATCGGCTACTTCGTGGGCAACAGTCATCTTCTGCTGGACAGTTGGATAGGGAAGGGATCCCTTACCATCTTCCTGCTGGGGAGCTTGCTGTTCGCCTTCATGTGGCTCAAAAAGAGGAGACATTCAAAATGAGCTTCCAACACAATACCGGACCTTTTGAAAGCAAGGTTTCATGCATCATCCCGACCTTCAATGAGGCTCCGCGGATCCTTGCCGTTCTCGACATCGTCCGCCGCCATCCGCAGATAAATGAAGTCATCGTCGTAGATGACGGCTCCACGGATGGCACCGCGTCAATCGTTGCCTCGGTTGCCGGTGTGCGCCTGTTCCGCATGCCCCGGAATGGCGGCAAGACAAAAGCCCTTGCCAAGGGTTTCGAAATGGCAACCGGCAGCCACATCCTGCTCGTTGATGCCGACCTCATCGGGCTGAATGGCGACGATCTGACAGCCTTGATAAATCCGGTCTTGACCGGCACCACAGACATTTCGATCAGCCTCCGGCGCAATGCACCCCGTCTCTGGCACTGGGTCGGGATCGATTATATTTCCGGCGAGCGCTGCATGAAGGCCTCCCTCGTTTCCCCCTATCTGGGCGAGCTTGAAAGCCTGCCAAAATTCGGCTTCGAGGTCTGGCTCAATGATCTGTGCATCATGCAGTCCGCTCGCATTTCGGTGGTTCTATGGGATGGTGTGGTCAGTCCTTCCAAGGTCAGCAAAATGGGTCGCCTGAAGGGCGTTCTTGCCGATTTCGGCATGATCGGAGATCTGTTCAGGAAGGAAACACCCTGGCAACTGGTCAAGCAGATCTGGAAGATGGAAAAACTGAAAACCGACCGCGCATTATGTCAACACATTATGACCGCACAGCTCCTTAGGGAGCTCGTTTAGCGAAAACCAGACAGCTCCAAAGAAACACAAGTTCATTCAATACAATCGGATCATCATTGCTCTAGTTGCTATCTCCCTTTTGATAGGTGGCTATCTCGCAATTCTACAATTGACCGGAAATTTCCATGCTGCCAAAGAGGGCTTGGTTTATCGATCTGCCCAGCCGTCCGGTGAAGACCTCGATAGCTACACCTCGGATTTGGGCCTTCGGTCCGTGATCAATCTTAGAGGTGCCAGCAGCTCGACATGGTATATAGAATAGGTTGAAGCGGCAGACCGGAATAAACTGCAATTGATCAACTTCCCGATGTCCGACAAGAAAGTTATGTCGAGTACCGACGTCAACCGTCTTGTAAGGCTCATGCAAGAAGCCCCCAAACCCATGCTAATTCACTGCAAAGCGGGAGCGGACCCGAAGTGGCCTCGCTGCTGCCTTGTATCTCGCTCGGGTTATGAGAGGTGGTCCCGGAAAATCGGACCATATGTTAAGGTGGATCGCCTGAGAAGAAAGACGATCCGAAATGACGAAGAGAAAACGCTATTCCGCCGATTTCAAAGCCAAGGTTGCGCTTGAAGCGATCCGGGAAGAATTGACGCTTTCCGAGCTGTCGAAGAAGTATGACGTGCACCCGAATATGATCAGCACCTGGAAGCGGGCCGCGATCGAGAATATGGCGACAGCTTTTTCGAAGGGCAAGGAAACAGAGAGCCAGGCCAGTGCCGAGGAAATCGTGAAGCTTCACGCCAAGATTGGCCAGTTGGTCGTGGAGCGGGATTTTTTATCACAAGCCTCTGTTCTACTGGGCGTGAATGGAGGCAAAAAGCGGTGATGCGGGATCATTCCAAGCTCAGTATCCGTCGCCAATGCAAGCTTTTGTCTCTGTCGCGGTCGGGTCTATATTATCAGCCGGTCGGCGAAAGTGCTGAGAATCTGCGGTTCATGGAAATCATTGATAAGCAGTTTCTGGAAACGCCTTGGTATGGTTCCCGGCAAATGGCCCGCTACATGAAACGACAGGGCTATAAATGCGGGCGTCATCGTGTTCGCCGTCTGATGCGATTGATGCGGCTGGTTCCAATCTACCGGGAACCCAATACCAGCAAGAAGCATCCCGCGCACAAGATCTGGCCATATCTGCTGAAGGATGTGTCAATCGAGCGGCCCAACCAAGTCTGGTGTGTCGACATCACCTATATCCCGATGCGTCGCGGCTTTCTATATCTGGTGGCAATCATGGACTGGTATAGCCGGAAGGTCTTGTCCTGGCGGCTTTCCAACAGCATGGAAGCCAGTTTCTGTGTTGATGCTCTGAAAGAGGCTTGGCCAAATATGGACCGCCGGAAATCATGAATAGCGATCAGGGATCCCAATTTACCAGTTCCGACTGGATCCAGACCCTGACCGATGCTGAGGTGAAAATTTCCATGGACGGTCGAGGGCGCTGGGTTGATAACCGTATGATTGAACGGCTCTGGCGATCCATCAAATACGAATGTATTTATCTCAATGCTTTCGAGACAGGATCAGAGGCGAGGATCGGTATCGCGAAATGGATTACCTATTACAATGCCGAGCGGCCTCATTCCAGCCATGGCATCTTGACCCCGAACGAGGCATATGACACCACACTAACCATCGAGAAAATTGCAGCCTGATGTGAAACTTGGATCCACCTTAAATTGGCTGCAATATGGTCCAAATTCCAGGACCACCTCTATGAATGTGCCCTCAGAGGAGGCCGAAACACAATTATCATTTCGATTTGGTCACATTGGCATCCCGTTCCTATCCGCGGCCTATGCCATGGACATCACATGGAAAGAACAGGAAAACATGATAATTTACAAAAACTTGCCAGATCAAAGAGCGATCCTGCAGGTGAAACCCAACACTTGAGATCGCCATAGACTTTACAAAATTGTAAGCGAATCCCAAGAGGTATGAATATTTGATCCCTAGATTACCAGCATCGAGAGACAGCAAGTTTCTCAAAATCTAGGGTCTGTTGACAAACTGACTGATCCAAAGCCTTGTTGATACGATATGAATGAAGCCCAGATAGCTTCTGGCCGTTTTATCGTATCGAGTTGCCAATCGTCTGGCATTCTTGAGCTTATTGAAACATCGCTCGATCTGGTTCCGCAGGGCATAGACAAACGGATCAAGGAAAGGCTGTTCCTTGCGATTTGATTGTCCTGGAATAACGGCAATTCCTCCCTTATCCCTCCACATCCTTCCTGATGGCATTTGCGTCATACCCCTTGTCAGCAATGAAGACCTTGGGGGTTGCCAAATTCTCATCTTGCAACAAATCATAGCCGGTATAATCGGAGCATTGCCCGGGCGATATCTCAGCCTTGACAGGCAAGCCATGGGCATTGGTGATCAGGTGAATTTTCGTCGTAAAGCCACCTTTTGAACGGCCAAAACCTTCTTTCAGAGTCCCCCTTTTGCGCCCGCTGCCTGATGATGGGCTCGGATGATAGTACTGTCGATCATTTGGACTTGGCTGGGGGCGGCCTCACTCTCATTCGGGGCTTCAAGGATAAACTCCCACAAGCCCGACAACGTCCAACGGCGGAATTGACGATAAACCGACGACCATTTGCCGAATTCATCTGGCAAGTCGCGCCACTGTGCTCCTGTCCGAGCAATCCAGAATATACCGTCCAGAACCAGCCGGTGGTCACTCGACGGGCGACCTCCCCGGCCTCGAATGGAATGAATGAAAGGTTCGAAAAACGCCCATTCAGCATCGCTCATCATCTACCGCGCCAAGATAGCCTCCTTGAAAGCTACCTTGAATCACATCTCCACTTATTTGCAAACCAGTTTGTCAACAGATCCTAGGAGTCAAAAATGAAGCAGAAATTGATCGTTACCTCAGTCCTCGCAACGATGTTCCTTGGTACAAGGGATGGCCTACGCCGCCGAGGGCGGTGCGTCTCAACCTAATCAGGAAGCGACCATCTTCCAGTCAGCAAAGATCACTTTTGATGATGCGGTGGGTATCGCCAAAAAGGAGCTTGCCGGAGCACTTTCAGAGGTCGGCTTTGATGTCGACCATGGGGTAGGCCTCTATACGGTCAAAGGTGTAGGTGCCGACGGAAAACTGGCATTTGTGAAAATCGACGCAAATTCCGGCAATATTCTCGCTAAGGGTGTATCTCCCTTCTTTTCCGGTGATGAAGACCACCACGAGAAAAAAGATGGTCACTGGGAAAACGAGCACGACGATGAACGGGATCAATTCGATGGTGAACACCGAGCACACCACCGTGATGATGAACGAAACAAAGATTAAATAGGTGCGCGATAGAGCTGATCCCAAGCATAGCAAGGCAGGTTTCGGGATCAGCTTTGTTCGCCTTAAAATAGCCTTTGAAGCACTTAGAATTTTAAGGCGACGGGTTTCCTAATTTTGTAAGCTGTGAACATGACAAGGCAGTGTTCGAACTCGGATTTTTACTCAAGGGCCTTCTCGCCTTCAGGGCCTTGGAACTTAGCCCTTCGATTAAAAACCAATAGAACCGTACTCGCAAGTTCCCACTTCTAAAGAAGATCAAAAAGGCCTTTCTTGAGATGCCCAGTTTACCATTTGAAAGATGGTCCGTGAACGGACGGACGCGAGGTAAACGATGGTGACAACGCAACCATCTTGGCACATTGATCTCGTTAAGTGGGTGCGTCCACCCCATCGCTTACGACGCGAGACAGATTGACACCGTTTGATCGATGTTCCAGAGATGGTTCTGCCTTTCATTTATTTGTTGGCGTACAAACAGCAAGAAGCCTTCTAATTCTTGGTAGTCTTCGTTGAGCCCTTCGTCGCATCATCTTGGAACTCCATTCTGTTCTGATCAACCCAAACGGTCTCTTCATCTGGCCTGATCTGGCCGAAGATCGGCTGCCGCCTCGATTGCTTAGGCTGCAATGGATCGGATTGGCTTTCTTCCCCTGTCGGCGAGCCGACATTCCTCGCGAAACAACAAAGCCACTCTTTTCCATCCTCCGCTGCGCTTCGGTCGCAAGGATGCGGCGGCAATCGTTTTAGGCCCTTTGATCGCCATCGAGACCGCATGGTGCGGGATCGGAAACAAATTGGAGATTTAAAATGGCTACCATCGGCACCTTCAAGAAGAACGGCACCAACGAATACACCGGCGAAATCATCACTCTCAGCGTCCAGGCAAAAGGCGTCCGCATCATCCCCGATACTCGCGCCACGGGTGACAATGCTCCAAGCCACCGGGTCCTTGTTGGCCGCGCAGAAATCGGTGCTGCCTGGTCTAAACGTTCCAGCGAAGGCCGTGACTATCTTGGCCTCAAACTGGATGACCCCAGCTTCACAGCTCCCATCTATGCCAACCTGTTTGATGACGAAGACGGCGAGAGCTACATCCTGATCTGGTCTCGTCCCAATGGACTCCGAGGCGAATGAAACCGCGAAGGCTCCGGCAAATGCCGGAGCCGATCTCTTTTTGTCTTGAGCCAGCTTTAATCTGAAGTCTTCACTTGGGAGATAAGTGTTGTGATATGTCCGATTAACCGCCGCCTTTACTCCAGATTTCGATGGAGAAGAACTGCTCCTTGCACCTTGGGCTCTTGTGGGTCTGGATAGAGCAAAATGGAAATAAGCCACCTAGGAAAGGTTCTGTCTCATGGTTCAATCAGATCGAATTATCCGCCTTAAAACTGTGCTCACAAGAAGCGGACTATCTCGCTCAACACTTTATCGCAAAATAGGAGAGGGCACATTTCCTGCCCAGATACGGATAAGTGTGCGTGGAGCTGGATGGCGGGAATCCGAGGTCAATCGCTGGATTGCCAATCCAGTGAACTGGAGGCCTGAGAGTGGTAGTTAGTTCTAAGATGATAAGTGGACTGAGGCTAGCCAGGCAGAGTTGCTGAACTTAGGTGTCCTCGACTTGCGCTTCGGGCAGCATCTCTCCTGTAAGAAACTGCTCCCAGTCTCTCAACACCTGTCGTCGCCTTTCAAGCATGTCTGAACGGCGATAGGCGCGTTCCACGTCGGATCCGACCTTGTGGGCTAGAGAGATCTCCGCAAGGTCTCGCTCATATCCACGCTCTGCAGTCCAGTCCCGAAAGCTTGATCTCAGACCGTGAGGAACCGCAGGGCGTTTTGAGCGAGGGTCAAGCCACCCCCGATTGCCAGCCTTCATTTCGCTTTCTTGCATCCGGCGCATCACCGAAGAGAGGGACATGTCAGAGAGCTTTCCCCCTTTGATAGAGAAGAAAACATAAGGGCAGTCTTCGTGTTCCGGAATGGACTTCAGTAATTCCTCTGCAACCTCAGACAGTGGCACACGATGTTCATTACCAGCCTTCATTCGTCCCGCAGGAATGGTCCACAAGGGGCCATCCGGAGCTTTCAGGTCCAGTTCATCCCAAGTTAGACCTCGAACTTCACCTGAGCGGGCGAGGGTCAGAGCCAGAAACTGCAGGGCCTTCGCCGCCATTCCATCTCTTTGAGACAAATTTCCCCACCAATCAGGAAGTTCTCCGAGGGCAACCGCCGGGTGGTTCTCGACCTTGGTGATTTTGGTGGGTTTTGGAAGAAGCTCTGCGAGATTGCCCTTCCATCGAGCAGGATTATCTCCTTCGCGATAGCCCGACACTGTCGCCCAAGACAGGACGCTCTCGATGCGACCTCGTAATCTGGTTGCTGTCTCTGTCTTGGTTTGCCAAATTGGTTCGAGTACTCGCAGGATGTCGCGCATGCCTATGGTCTGGACCTGCTTGTTCCCAAGAACCGGGATCGCGTAGGTCTCAAGGGTTGTGCGCCACTGCTTGCGATGCTTGTCGTTGGAGAATTCCTTTTCCTTGTGCTTGAGGTATCGGTTGACCGCTTGCTTGAAGGTGAGCGTCGCTTTGCGGGCCTGTTTGGCTGCAAGGGGATTGTCTCCTCTCAGCACAGCACGCTTATGCTCATAGGCCTTGTCTCTGGCTTCAGCGAGTTTGACAAAACTAGAGCTTCCCAATCCAAGTTCATGTTTGCGGCCATCGATTGTAAGGCGCTGGATCCAGAATTTACTACCACCAGGATCAACTCGCAAAAACAGTCCAAACCCGGATCGGTCATGATACTTGCCCGGTTCCTTAACACTGCGAACAAACGCTGTGGTCAGTCTGCCATGTGCCATTCTTTTCCCCCTAAAATTCCCCCCAGGAAACTCGGATTCAGTGGGATTTTGTGAAATTATATCAGAAAGAAAAAGAAAAATAAATAAGTTAAAACAATGAGATATGAGCTTGTGTGGGACGTGGTGGCATGCCTATAACTCGGCCTGTCTCTCCGCCATTTTCCAAGCGATAAATTGGAATTTATATAGTAAATTCAATCGCTTGATGCGAGGTTTCCCGCAAGATCCGCCAAATTTGCTACACAAACCTATGCAAAGGTCTATGGCCCTTTACACGGTTTTCTTCAATTTTTTCATGTTGAGTGGAGCTGACAGAACGCTTCAATCTGCAAAGGATGCATTCAAACCAAGTAGCTCGGCGTTGGTCGATTTACGCGAATTGCAACGAGCGATTTTGTGCCTGCTTCACGCAGGTCTGTTGCGGGCGGTGAGCCGCCATTTCCAGTAGGCGCGAGATCTCCGGTGCCGCAGGCTAAAGCAGACATTGAAGACAATCCTATTCAACAGGGAAGAAGCAGCCTTCAGGCTCGCGCTTACTGAGATGCTCAAGGTAAGATGAAATTCATAAATGAATTCAGAGCATAAAGGTATGCTCTTTTTATTGCCTAATCATTTTAATGCAAAGCTCTAGATTATGGGATGACGGCGCTCACGGTACGCATTTTCTGGCCATCCAACTGAATCTCAACTTGGAATTGATCCTTGCGAGGATGAACAGCAAGTTTGACTTTTCGGTGTTTCTGTGTGCGGAGAGTGCCCCCCAATTTGTCAACGCTTGCCTGGCTTGGCAATTTCCCGATGGAGAAAATAAAGTGACCAACAACAAAAACGAAGCTGGTATCTTTGAACGTGGGCCTGAAAACACTGCCTATGCGCAGTATTTCGTGGGGCAGAGCTATTTGAATATCCTATCCAAGGAAGGGGTGTTCATCGGCAATGTCACCTTTGAACCGGGATGCCGCAACAATTGGCACATTCATAAGGCCGATAAGGGCGGCGGTCAGATCCTTTTGTGCACCTCCGGCGGGGGCTGGTATCAGGAAGCAGGCAAGCCCGCCCAAGCCTTGAAAGCCGGTGATGTGGTCAAAATCCCTGCGGGTGTCAAGCACTGGCACGGTGCAGCGAAAGACAGCTGGTTTGCTCATCTCGCTATTGAAGTGCCCGGCGAAAACACCTCCAACGAATGGTTGGAGCCCGTTTCCGATGAAGACTATCTTGCACTGGACTGAGAGCTGTGCAGGCCAGCGAGCTGGCCAAATGGATTTCATTTCTCAAAATTAGGACTATCGACATGAAAGACGTAACCGTAGTTGTCGGTGCCGGAGGCATCGGCCAAGCTATTGCGCGTCGTGTCAGTCACGACCGCCAGATTTTGGTGGCGAACCATACACAAAAATCCGCTGATGCTGCTGCCAAGGTTCTTGAGTTTGCTGGGTTTGATGTGACGGTCATGGAGGCCGACATCTCGGACCGAGTGGCGGTTCAGGCTGTTGTCGCAAAAGCGCAGGAACTGGGATCGATCAAGGCCCTGGTTCAAGCGGCTGGCGTGTCGCCATCGCAAGCGCCCATTGAGCAGATTCTCAAAGTTGACCTATATGGCACGGCAATCCTGCTGGAAGAATTCGGCAAGGTGATCGCACCGGGCGGGGCTGGTGTCGTGATCTCTTCCCAGTCGGGTTAT comes from uncultured Cohaesibacter sp. and encodes:
- a CDS encoding bifunctional DedA family/phosphatase PAP2 family protein, which gives rise to MTKYLEPLLGMIGSHPNFAMLAVFIVAMTEAIFLVGLFVPSTVILVTAGSLIGAGSLPLMPIFAFTMMVAIVGDGVSDWIGHHFKGRIRSMWPFRNFSSLFQRGEHFFGRHGGKSIFIGRFLPGIKTVMPTVAAVAGMHPWRFTWINIVSSVIWTAAHLVPGILLGRAIDTGMQAHPHLLEMLLVVGAVIMASWYATRLLVIRFLPLVVAAYDQFKDRIGKSSLPPARFIARILVNERGELVQMMLGIPLLIYLFGFLELLVDLLWDPELVRSDLAISNYIQTIRSEVGDRIMVAITMLGDAAVLTPLAILLVVGALVAGRKRLAASLAMILAGAAVFVPLTKLLIHRARPIDLYQGAEQFSFPSGHAMLSTTIIGICFLLIAHLFQARIRLGLYIVASALISMISFSRLYLQAHWPSDVIAGTFFGSALVLFVAIILHGKRIDRVSNYTGTAFLFILLFVFPYHLVTGYEAALQKYQPVTKTETISTDNWLQAPWSNVTRAQIGLDGELKNPVLFQSNIERASIEAVLLKAGWQRVEPAPFNQWLNEMLPCQNTVSSSLSPLLSTHNGNFPIATLIKPSSQPIKGGLWVLRLWQSPLSVGTVGKARRVLVSTLERQTRSPLLLGFSVGKRAMLQPGEEADLGRDLVTTLARAIPNAKVAAQDGQYVISIP
- a CDS encoding glycosyltransferase; amino-acid sequence: MTSPFMILIGLLAGLSLLFQLSTSWLVARRFKTRRRPDPNTSRPGLAILRPVCGLEPELWETLSSSFCGLTAEDEVIFCLADETDPAIPMVCAIMDAHGAIPSRLLIGDSAISANPKLNNLQKGWLKARHDWIAMIDSNVMLSDNYAQILFDSWDEQTGLVSSPPLGVEAIGWWARIEGAILNSYQGRCQLASDELGAGFAQGKLLFWHRDILESAGGMTALAQTIWLKISHRRRSCVRPA
- a CDS encoding DedA family protein — encoded protein: MFASSEAILLHLQGNGLLFLFPLAILEGPIVSVLTGWLVHLGFMAFGLSFLVLVVADLVGDVVIYYLGQHFYGLLSERWKRRLGLTEERISKAEEHFRKHGRMTLVIAKITHSFGFAALAIAGMTRMPMSVFLLYNTIATIPKTLLFLAIGYFVGNSHLLLDSWIGKGSLTIFLLGSLLFAFMWLKKRRHSK
- a CDS encoding glycosyltransferase family 2 protein, coding for MSFQHNTGPFESKVSCIIPTFNEAPRILAVLDIVRRHPQINEVIVVDDGSTDGTASIVASVAGVRLFRMPRNGGKTKALAKGFEMATGSHILLVDADLIGLNGDDLTALINPVLTGTTDISISLRRNAPRLWHWVGIDYISGERCMKASLVSPYLGELESLPKFGFEVWLNDLCIMQSARISVVLWDGVVSPSKVSKMGRLKGVLADFGMIGDLFRKETPWQLVKQIWKMEKLKTDRALCQHIMTAQLLRELV
- a CDS encoding PepSY domain-containing protein yields the protein MAYAAEGGASQPNQEATIFQSAKITFDDAVGIAKKELAGALSEVGFDVDHGVGLYTVKGVGADGKLAFVKIDANSGNILAKGVSPFFSGDEDHHEKKDGHWENEHDDERDQFDGEHRAHHRDDERNKD
- a CDS encoding DUF736 domain-containing protein, yielding MATIGTFKKNGTNEYTGEIITLSVQAKGVRIIPDTRATGDNAPSHRVLVGRAEIGAAWSKRSSEGRDYLGLKLDDPSFTAPIYANLFDDEDGESYILIWSRPNGLRGE
- a CDS encoding AlpA family phage regulatory protein, producing MVQSDRIIRLKTVLTRSGLSRSTLYRKIGEGTFPAQIRISVRGAGWRESEVNRWIANPVNWRPESGS